AGATCAAGATTTTAAAATTGATAGTGTCATTTCTAAAAATGAAAATAAGAACAAGGTTAAAAAAAGTAAAGATGGTAAGGAAATACTTACATATTTTAAGGCTTTAGAGACAAATGACAGGTATTCTTTCTTAGAATGTAAGTTAATTACCGGTAGGACCCATCAGATAAGATACTCACTAAAGGAAAACGGCACTCCTATACTTGGCGATAGGAAGTATGGCGATAGGACAGTTAATAAAGAAGTTAAGGATATATTTGGAATTAATAACCATATACTTCTAGCTTATAAACTAATTTTCCCAGAGATTGAGGGCCTAGAGTATCTAAAGGATAAAGAATTTCTATCAGATAAGTATGATGATATGATAGAATTTAAAGAAAAAATAATGAGTAAATGAGGAAAAAATGGCAAAAGTAATTGGAATTGATATAGGTGGAACAAAAATAAATGCATGCTTAGTAGATGAAGAAGGCAATATTATTGAAAGGCACATGATGGATACAGAAGCTAACAAGGGTAGGGATATAGTTCTTGAAAATATTAAGAAGGCTATCCATAGTCTTTCATATGAAAAAGCTAGTGCTATTGGAATAGGCACACCTGGCTTCATAGATTCTGAAAGAGGTATTGTCACATTTGCTGGAAATATCAATGGATGGACTGGTCTTAACCTTAAAGAAGCAATAGAGTCATATATGGAAATTCCAGTATTTGTTGAAAATGATGCTAATATAGCCCTAGTAGCGGAGAAGTGGATCGGAGCTTGCAAGGACTGCGAAAATGTAGTTATGATTACACTGGGTACAGGACTAGGTGGAGCTATAATAACAAAAGACGGTGGCCTACTTTCAGGAGCACATTTCCAAGGTGCTGAACTTGGCCATATGATGCTTCATCCAGGTGGAAACTATTGTACTTGTGGACAGTATGGATGTGCTGAAGCCTATTGCGCAGGTCCAGCCATAAGTGAAGATTATTTTAGATTAACAGGCAAAAGACTTACTGGAAAGGAAATATTCGGACTCGTTGATGAAGATGAAAAGGCTAAGGAAGTTTTAGAAAATTACCAATCAAACCT
This genomic window from Anaerococcus murdochii contains:
- a CDS encoding ROK family protein, giving the protein MAKVIGIDIGGTKINACLVDEEGNIIERHMMDTEANKGRDIVLENIKKAIHSLSYEKASAIGIGTPGFIDSERGIVTFAGNINGWTGLNLKEAIESYMEIPVFVENDANIALVAEKWIGACKDCENVVMITLGTGLGGAIITKDGGLLSGAHFQGAELGHMMLHPGGNYCTCGQYGCAEAYCAGPAISEDYFRLTGKRLTGKEIFGLVDEDEKAKEVLENYQSNLAYFLTSLRNIFDPEAIVIGGGIINSKDIWWDGTIEKFKSYCNKPYNIDIRPAEFLNDAGVIGAAKIAFERMDNE